The sequence TAGATTCCCGCCTGCGCGGGAATGACGGCATAGGGGCTGGCGTTTTATTGTTGCTTCCTCACGCCCAGCGAGTGGGCGTGCCACCCAGAAGCGAGGCTGAGACTAGCCCAGCCCTAGCACGTCGTTCATGCCGTAGAGCCCGGCTGGCTTGCCGGCCAGGAACTTGGCCGCGGCCAGCGCGCCGTGGGCGTAGCAATCGCGGTTGCTGGCGCGGACGGCAATTTCGAGCGTCTCGCCCAGCAGTCCGAAAATGATCGTGTGCTCGCCGGGATTGTCGCCGACGCGAACGGCGTGATACCCGATCTCATCATGCGGCCGGGCCCCAGGGCGACCTTCGCGACCGTGGGCCGTTTTGCCCTGGCCCATCTTCTGCCGCACGATTTCGCCGAACTTCAGCGCCGTGCCGCTAGGGGAATCTTCCTTGAAGCGGTGATGCCGCTCGATGATTTCCACATCAGCGCCGGTCGGATGGTCCTTCAGTGCTTCGGCCGCCACGGCCGTCAGCTTCATGGCCAGATTCACGGCCAGACTCATGCTCGGCGCCCAGAGGATTGGCAACGTCTTGGCCGCGGCGCGCACCTTGTCGGCCTGCTCCGGTTCGAGGCCCGTGGTCGCCACGACCAACGCGACCTTCCGCGCCAAGCACTGATCGACAATTCCCAGCACTGCGGCCGGCACCGAAAAGTCGATCACCACGTCGACCCCCTCGGGCAGCTTGTCCCCCAGGGGCACGCCGATCGGGCCGGCGCCGGCGAGCGTGCCGGCGTCACTACCGGCTTGCGAGTGGCCGGCGCGATCGACCGCCGCCACGATGCGCAGCGTCTTGTCGGCCGAGCCGAGCGCGATCAGCCGCTGGCCCATTCGTCCGGCGGCGCCATGAATGGCAACTTTCAAAGGGTTCATACGAAATTCCCTGTGCGATGTACTAGATCGCTTCTCGATTCACGGTAGCGCGCGTATCTACCAAGCCGGTGGCTTTGCCACCGAAATCGGCGGCAGAGCCGCCGGCTTGGGTCAGCAAACGATACATGCTTCTAAGAACTGCTCTGGCGTTTCAGTGATTATGCGAAGCGTGAATGCCGCCTTCGGTTCAACGCCACGACGTAAACGTGCGGCGCGAGCCAGCATCATACCGCAAACCGTCGCCCGCTGCCGAGCGAAGCCCGGCCGAGATTTCGTCGCCCAGAAAGATGCGACGGCTAGTTGACCGACTCGGGCTTAAAGTTCTCGTCGACTTCGACGAAACTGGCGACCGGGTTTTCCTGTTCGCGTAACGCGGTCATATCGGTTACGTCCCCCGGTTGCAAGACTTCGAGCCGCGAGAGTTGTCCCGCACGGTCGGGCACATAGGCCATCACGTACGAGTCGCCGACAACGGTCAATCGCTGATCGCGCACGCGAACGACCAGCGCCGTCCGTTCGTCGATGCCAAAGCCGATCAGGTCTCCGTGCGCCGCCATGAACTTCTTCAAGCGGTCCGGCCGATTGCGCTTCAGAAAGTGTTGATCGACCACCGCGCCGGGGAGCAGGTCGAACCCTTCCCCTTCACGCGGGTTGTGGCGGCCGCTGGCGATCATCACCCGGGTCATGCAAGCCGCGCCGGCCGAGTTGCCCCCGATGGCGCCGCCACGGTCGAGCAACTCGTGCAGTTCTTCCTCGAACTTAGTGTTGGCATAGGGCTGGGTCAGCCACTCCTGGTCGCCGCCCTCGATCCATACTCCAGTAGCGTTGCGCAGCGGTTCAAGAAAGTCGTCGTCGTCGGCCACTTCGCGGCTGCGGGTGTGCAGGAACATCACCTCGGCCACGCCCAGCTTCTTCCAATCTTGAATGCCGGAAACAATGTGCGGGTCGAGCGGATCGATGTCGTCGGCTTCGTAGTGCGCGGTGGGGATGATCACCAAGCGCGCTTCGCGCCCGCCGGCCAGGCGGACGAAGCGTTGCTCGACTTCGCGCGGCACGTCACCGCCGCCGCAGATGACCAACGTGCCGCCGGCCTCTTGCCCCGGGGCCAG is a genomic window of Planctomycetota bacterium containing:
- a CDS encoding 4-hydroxy-tetrahydrodipicolinate reductase translates to MNPLKVAIHGAAGRMGQRLIALGSADKTLRIVAAVDRAGHSQAGSDAGTLAGAGPIGVPLGDKLPEGVDVVIDFSVPAAVLGIVDQCLARKVALVVATTGLEPEQADKVRAAAKTLPILWAPSMSLAVNLAMKLTAVAAEALKDHPTGADVEIIERHHRFKEDSPSGTALKFGEIVRQKMGQGKTAHGREGRPGARPHDEIGYHAVRVGDNPGEHTIIFGLLGETLEIAVRASNRDCYAHGALAAAKFLAGKPAGLYGMNDVLGLG
- a CDS encoding cyanophycinase, whose translation is MQRLRYQIDQLLKAQVRVSTLLYTGAIVGLVALAMWLAPERGDAPQLAPGQEAGGTLVICGGGDVPREVEQRFVRLAGGREARLVIIPTAHYEADDIDPLDPHIVSGIQDWKKLGVAEVMFLHTRSREVADDDDFLEPLRNATGVWIEGGDQEWLTQPYANTKFEEELHELLDRGGAIGGNSAGAACMTRVMIASGRHNPREGEGFDLLPGAVVDQHFLKRNRPDRLKKFMAAHGDLIGFGIDERTALVVRVRDQRLTVVGDSYVMAYVPDRAGQLSRLEVLQPGDVTDMTALREQENPVASFVEVDENFKPESVN